The Coffea arabica cultivar ET-39 chromosome 2c, Coffea Arabica ET-39 HiFi, whole genome shotgun sequence genome includes the window CACCCTATAGCCCTGAAGCCCTAAAAGCTTTTAATGACGAAAAGTTTAAGTTAACCAAGGAAGTCGAGAACTGGGAAAATGAATACTGGGACAAGCCAACCAGCCGTCAATGAGGTTTAGTTGTATGACTTGTCAGCTAATTTTTTGTTGATTTATATTTTTCTCCTGTTATTTATGACGATCAGATTAGTCATTCAATTATTTTATATTAGtcttaaattattttttgtatttgCATTATCCTATCTGTCCTCctctcttcttttcctaatttacTTCCAACTCTATCAATCTAGTCATCACATTAGGTTGTTCTAACATTGAAGCTAGTGAAGGTGCATGACGACCAAACTTTTAGGTTGTTCTTGAAAATTCGGTATTCGGTATTGACTTTTTGATCTCGCATTTACCTTTTTGTGACGTAGTATTCACTTGGAATAATTTACTTTTAATTTCAGTGAATTCCTGACTCGATAAATATTGAGACGCGTGGAAGTTTGGCATACTTCTAGATTTTGATCCAAGTAGGGCTGCCATTGAATCGAATCTAGTTCGAatgctcgagttcgagctcgtcAAATTCTATAAAGTTgagttcgagttcgaattcGAACTTATTTTACCTTGAATTTGACTAAATCGAACTCAGTCGAATTTAATCGAGATTAATATTGAATTGAATTCAATCGAGTTTTCAACCTGAACTTTTTTTTAGTAAATTTCATAATTTTACAGTAAATAAGTAAAAATTATATTATAGATACCCTACTCAATAAAACTCAACAGGTACTAGAGTTTTGTTTTTTTCCCCTCGAATTCGACTCGATTACTTAAGTAGATCAAACTTGATTCAAACTCGATTAGCACTAAGTTTAAGTCGAACATTTGACCAAGCTACTGGTGAACTCGAATCGAGTAGCATGATTAATTTACACCCCTAGTTCAAATTATCTTATatgatttatgcaaaaattCTTCCATTcaattgaaaaacttattttactCAAAAGGAGTTCTTAATGGCATTCTCTTATTTGTTAATGGTATTTTCTTTGATAATTTATGTTAATTAGACAAAAATATCCTTCATTTCAGTATATTTACAACAACCCATTTAATGATAGTGATTTTCATTCAAATGTGTTAAAGAAAAGGTCAATTATAGTGCTATTGACAAGCACCTTGTATCTTGGTTTCAAACCTTTCCTTAAACTTATTCTAGATTTTCACTCTTTCTAAATGCTCATTAGAGTTAAACTACAATATTGCTCAATCAACCAATACATCATAGTGTATACAAGTGCTCTGAATAAAAAGATTCAATTTGGATGCAATGTTGTATTGGTTCACGAATAGTTGAACTCAAATAACTCCATTCACGATTACATTAATAAAAAGTAGGCAGTGAGAGCTGCTAGCGGACTGTCCTCCAATAAATTGTGATTGAATTTCCGGAGATTTTTGAAGAGTTTGCTTACTCCATAGgcccaatgttttgaaaaccggatCAGACCGGCCGGTTCGATCGGTTGAATCGCAAATCAACCATGCCTCCGGTCCGATTCAATTAAAAATCCAAAGAATTAATTAAATCGGTCAAAATCGATCAAGAACCAATTGAATCGGTAAAAATCGAAAGGTTCAACTGATTtttattaagtatttattttttaaaataaaattaaaatattttattttattcaaaatttttaatactaaaataaataaaaatttattaaaccttTGAACCAGAATCGAACCGATCAAACCATGAACTGGAAGGTTTTCCGATTCACTCTCCGGTCCGGGTATAAAAATATTGCATAGGCCATGGTCCAGAACTACAATTTAGGGTATCACTCAAGACTACCCTATATATTATACAGCAAGGAAAGCATTTAATACTTCACCATATTCACCAACTTCCGTTCTATCAAGGACTTCCTCAACTGCAATTCATACACATTTTTTGTACGCATGCATGCACATCAAATTATCAATCGAGACCAGGGCTTTGTAATACTACATATCAGACACTTTTGTATCGGAATTACAGGGCTATAGGTTCACTAGAATTGTGGAATTCTTTCAAGTATAAGAAGCAGGAGGCTCGAGCATGAGTTTCCGGGATGAGAAGTTGAAGAATATCTTCTGGCTAAGGCCTGCATATCAAAGACGCTCATGGGGAATAAAATTGCACCCGTTGAAAAATGGCTCTACTCTTAGTCTGACCACCACTGCACTTCTTCTCCTCCTTTCTGTCTTAGTCGTTTCACTCTTAGGTTTGGCGGGTTGGATTCATCATTTTGTGAGTTTATATTTCTTCCCACTCAATTCCAACTTAACTAAAGTGTATCATTAAAAAACGTAATTTTAATGATGAAGTCTGCACCAATGACGCAAGTGTATCTTGCTCGTTGCAAAACTTATCTCATATACCtacatgatatatatatattttttcattttaggttttaaCTGTTCtaaaattttcatcattttcgaAAAGTCCACACTATAATTCTTATCAGCTTTCACTTGCATCATTACTTTGATTGTATATTTCGTGGTTTGAGGGTAGATTAATGAGGGATTGGATATATACTATTACAATCGGACGTTTAATTATTGACtaaaattttcatgcattttttgaaaaattttatttactcATGTGTTGATTAATTTTCAGGATGACTTTTCAAGCATTTCCTACGAAAATGTACTCAAATTGTTCGAGAAAACCACGAGATTCCATCCTCCTCCTCTTGAGCACCCTCTTGACTGCATTGCATGGGATCAGAAGAACAAGACCTGCTCAAGTAAATATCCCACCACTTACGAACCAAtgaatgatcactacccttccTCATATCCGACATGCCCAGATTATTTTCGGTGGATTCATGAAGATCTAAAGCCCTGGAAGGGGACAGGAATCACTAGGGATATGgtggagagagcaagagagcCTGCACACTTTAGACTGGTGATCCTAGACGGGAAGGTttatgtagaaaagattaaggAATCAATGCCGACCAGAGAATCATTCACTATGTGGGGTATTTTGCAGCTTCTGAGGCAGTACCCCGGAAGACTGCCTGATCTTGAATTGATGTTTGACTGTGACGATCGGCCGGTCATCCCATCCAAGGACTATCGTGGACCCAATGCTGGTCCTCCAGCTTTGTTCCGGTATTGCTCCGATTCACAGAATCTGGATATTGTCTTCCCAGATTGGACGTTTTGGGGCTGGTAATTCATTTACACCACATTGAATTAATCTCCATATTTTCTTGTTCCAAAATCTTATAATGATGGTAATTAGTACTAATTCAGAGGGCAACCAAAATTTGATCACCATATCAATTAATGAAGGAAGGATTTCTTGTCTGCCCATATTGACAAATTTTTCTGGTATTCTATCTGAAACGCTTGTACTAACAATAAAAGATTTTTTCTTGGTTGTAAAATTTTGCGAGTATACGAAGCTATACTTTAAAAACAGGATAGGTTAAAGCAAAAAGTTTTTGGAACACTTTCCAGTAATCTTTCTTCAATTGTGTACTTAGCtttaattttgatttctaaGATAACAAGAAGAAGACTTTGCATGATTTCATTTTGAGGCAAAGGCTTTGTTAGTCAAATGGCTTTTAAGGCCAAATTCAATTAATACTGAGATTTGTCCTCTTGGTAGACCAAGACTTTTCAGTGATTATATTTCTGCCCTTCTAGAGTGCACAAGAATTGATGCAGTACTCATGCACATAAGGCATAACACAATCACTTGAAACTTTTTTCATTGAAGACTGGATCCTTATTCAGGTTTTAATCGAGTAACATAACCCTCGTTAATTCTATGTTTCAAAGAACGAAAACTCCAATTGATACATAGGGCTGCTTGAAGTGTATAGGGTatccaattttcttttttcttctttctcaaaATAAATTCTCAGAGACATCTTGGGGTTCAAAAAATGCGTGATTAAACAAATTCAAGTAAAAATTTCATCTTGGGTAGGCCTGAGACGAATATAAGGCCATGGAGAAATATTCAAAAGGACATTAAAGAAGGGAACAAGAAAATCAGATGGAAGGATAGAGAACCCTATGCTTATTGGAGAGGAAACCCGCATGTGGCTCCTTGGCGGGGCGAGCTTATGACGTGCAACGTTACGGACAAGGATGATTGGAATACTCGCTTATTTTTACAGGTACTTGCTTTTATTGAGGCATGCATCTCATATTGAAAAAGTTTAAGATTGAGAACATATACCAAACAATATTTTTAGGTTGCATGACTATTTCAGTTTGGTTTGTTTGATGGAATGCTGTTTAATTTGAGAACATTGCGGTACTAGTATTTTCAAGCCAGGGGAAGGAATTTTGTCAATACAAGGATCAAAGAGTATGGGCCAATCTGCTAGGCTTTATAGGTCCAAGAAATCATATGAAAGTTCATCTGCATATTTTTCAGGATTAGTATTGGGCTTAGACTGATCATCTTGTAACCAATGCCTTGTTTTTCAGAACTGGGAGGAAGAGGCAAGAACAGGATTCAACCATTCAAATGTTGCAGAACAATGCACCTATAGGTGAATCCTTCAGCTTCAGATGTTAACTCGTTCATATATGACATTATTATTCTACATTCTCCTCATTTTTAACACTACCCAGAAATTATTGTGTGTAGTACTTACATCCTCTTTATGGTGCTGGAATTGCAGATACAAAATCTACATCGAAGGATATGGATGGTCAGTGAGCGAA containing:
- the LOC113723749 gene encoding uncharacterized protein, whose amino-acid sequence is MVERAREPAHFRLVILDGKVYVEKIKESMPTRESFTMWGILQLLRQYPGRLPDLELMFDCDDRPVIPSKDYRGPNAGPPALFRYCSDSQNLDIVFPDWTFWGWPETNIRPWRNIQKDIKEGNKKIRWKDREPYAYWRGNPHVAPWRGELMTCNVTDKDDWNTRLFLQNWEEEARTGFNHSNVAEQCTYRYKIYIEGYGWSVSEKYIFACDSAVLLMTPRFHDFFIRGMLPQRHYWPVKDNDKCRSLKFAVEYGNNHTEKAEAIGAAGSRFIHEGMKMEYVYDYIFHLLNEYGKLLKFKPTIPPNAIELCPESMACPADQNWRRFMEESLVTSPSHTIPCTLPPPYDLEALKAFNDLKFKLTKEAEKWETEYWEKLIKNE